Proteins encoded by one window of Gemmatimonadaceae bacterium:
- the hflX gene encoding GTPase HflX — MLLVGAPPKRSGAKQQLTEHLAELAELTDTAGAVVVGEVTQFLERPNPGTYLGKGKLEELGEAIAREQATLLVFDDELTPAQARNIEEITGRRVMDRAELILDIFATRARTSEARMQVELAQLEYMLPRLTRMWTHLEKFRGGIGMRGPGETQLETDRRLIGNRIRVLRDRLADVQKSRVVQRHGRRTTFSAALVGYTNVGKSSILRALAADANIFVENRLFATLDPLTRSVDLGDGRRVLLSDTVGFIRKLPHHLVASFRATLEEVREADLLLHVLDASHPMWEEQRRVVDGVLAELGVQEKPTLNVFNKIDKLPAAELAALQDRLRPVMPNVVFVSATAEDGLEPLRRALLAAERKERPVSCVRLPLSDGKLLADLHQHGEVLDQRAVGDEWVITARLDPATAGRLVRLGATVRADHRRTRPDEQRQADKSDHRRTQPDSG, encoded by the coding sequence GTGCTCCTCGTCGGCGCGCCGCCCAAGCGATCCGGCGCCAAGCAGCAACTGACCGAGCATCTCGCCGAGCTCGCCGAGCTCACGGATACGGCGGGAGCGGTCGTCGTCGGAGAAGTGACGCAGTTTCTCGAGCGGCCCAATCCCGGCACGTATCTGGGCAAAGGCAAGTTGGAGGAGTTGGGCGAAGCGATCGCTCGCGAGCAGGCGACGCTGCTCGTGTTCGACGACGAGCTGACGCCGGCCCAGGCCCGCAACATCGAGGAGATCACGGGGCGCCGCGTCATGGACCGCGCCGAGCTCATTCTCGACATCTTTGCGACGCGCGCGCGCACGAGCGAGGCGCGCATGCAGGTGGAGCTGGCACAGCTCGAGTACATGCTTCCGCGCCTAACGCGGATGTGGACGCACCTCGAGAAGTTCCGCGGCGGCATCGGCATGCGCGGCCCCGGTGAAACGCAGTTGGAAACGGACCGGCGGCTCATCGGCAACCGGATCCGCGTGCTGCGCGACCGGCTGGCCGACGTGCAGAAGTCTCGCGTCGTCCAGCGCCACGGCCGCCGGACGACGTTCAGCGCGGCGCTCGTCGGCTACACCAACGTGGGCAAGTCGTCGATTCTGCGCGCGCTCGCGGCCGACGCGAACATTTTCGTCGAAAACCGGCTCTTTGCGACGCTCGACCCGCTCACGCGCAGCGTTGACCTGGGCGACGGGCGCCGCGTGCTGCTGAGCGACACCGTCGGATTCATCCGCAAGCTGCCCCACCACCTGGTCGCGTCCTTCCGCGCGACCCTCGAGGAGGTGCGCGAGGCCGACCTGCTGCTCCACGTCCTCGACGCGAGCCATCCGATGTGGGAAGAGCAACGCCGCGTGGTAGACGGCGTGCTGGCCGAGTTAGGCGTGCAGGAGAAGCCGACGCTCAACGTGTTCAACAAGATCGACAAGCTGCCGGCTGCCGAGCTGGCCGCGCTGCAAGACCGGCTGCGCCCCGTCATGCCTAACGTCGTATTCGTGTCCGCGACGGCCGAGGACGGATTGGAGCCGCTGCGCCGCGCGTTGCTCGCCGCCGAGCGAAAGGAGCGGCCGGTGAGCTGCGTGCGCTTGCCGCTGTCGGACGGCAAGCTGCTCGCCGACCTGCACCAGCACGGGGAAGTGTTGGATCAGCGCGCGGTGGGCGACGAATGGGTGATCACCGCCCGCCTCGACCCGGCGACCGCGGGTCGGCTGGTGCGGTTAGGCGCCACCGTACGGGCGGACCACAGGCGGACACGGCCTGACGAACAGCGACAGGCGGACAAGTCTGACCACAGGCGGACACAACCGGACAGCGGGTAA
- a CDS encoding FAD-dependent oxidoreductase codes for MSVQAKSYPLPLAPASLGALVPCAHGSGCPLGVDVPALTAALARGDRASAWRIVRAVNPLASTCGHGCHAPCERACRRRHFGAPVDIAALEAHAAALEPPRLVVPDGPCTSPHDARSVAGLVGLTPDMALRGARADTRVAVIGAGAAGLACAHDLVLLGHRVMLFDTADEPGGLLTAALPAFRFPVASARAECAAVLAMGGLELQSRYRIQGAADVRALLAGEFDAVFLAIGASSPRYPLFGAQPDHPQVMDAMAVLGSDVPLEGTVVIVGDGDLAVDTARAIVRRAARDERVLPVVQLVLEHALEDSDIPAAWIAAAVGEGIVVHDGWTAGHWRADESGMLNGIEIDRPTDRTAKVLACDTIVTAAPRAPDASRFAPDVALDGDGYIVVDPLSLETSMLGVWAGGACAFGHRSIAHATADGKRAAWSIHGALTGRVVQVSIASAWVEADDWTDARAVTALATPPLDAGAHAPPAADPFSASAARPDAEMQREATRCFDCSVLPVVDEQCTSCGRCVSACPEGAFQMQPGPPKQLHLDPDLCTRCGICVEKCPEGAIALLRAVWEQRLTDYSRRETRTQPETAGQHHTAEIL; via the coding sequence GTGAGCGTTCAAGCGAAAAGCTATCCCCTTCCGCTCGCGCCGGCCTCGCTCGGCGCTCTCGTTCCATGCGCCCACGGCTCCGGGTGCCCGCTCGGCGTCGACGTGCCGGCGCTCACCGCGGCGCTCGCGCGCGGCGACAGAGCTTCCGCGTGGCGGATCGTGCGCGCGGTGAATCCGCTCGCCAGCACGTGCGGCCATGGATGTCATGCGCCGTGCGAGCGCGCGTGCCGTCGCCGTCACTTCGGCGCTCCCGTCGATATCGCAGCGCTCGAGGCGCATGCTGCCGCACTGGAGCCGCCGCGTCTCGTCGTCCCGGACGGCCCGTGCACGAGCCCGCACGACGCGCGGTCCGTCGCCGGACTCGTCGGCCTTACGCCGGACATGGCGCTTCGCGGAGCGCGCGCCGACACGCGCGTGGCGGTCATCGGCGCCGGCGCGGCCGGACTCGCGTGCGCACACGACCTCGTGCTGCTCGGCCACCGCGTCATGTTGTTCGACACGGCGGACGAACCGGGCGGCCTGCTCACGGCTGCCTTGCCTGCATTCCGGTTTCCGGTAGCCAGTGCGCGCGCCGAGTGCGCCGCGGTGCTCGCCATGGGCGGGCTCGAGCTGCAGTCGCGCTATCGCATTCAAGGCGCCGCCGATGTGCGCGCCCTGCTCGCCGGCGAATTCGACGCGGTGTTTCTCGCCATCGGCGCTTCGTCGCCGCGCTACCCGCTGTTCGGCGCCCAACCCGATCACCCGCAGGTGATGGACGCGATGGCTGTGTTAGGCAGCGACGTGCCGCTCGAGGGGACCGTCGTCATCGTGGGCGACGGCGATCTCGCGGTGGACACCGCCCGGGCCATCGTCCGCCGCGCCGCGCGCGACGAGCGCGTGCTCCCCGTCGTGCAGCTGGTGCTCGAGCACGCCCTGGAAGACTCGGACATCCCGGCGGCGTGGATCGCCGCCGCCGTGGGAGAAGGCATCGTGGTGCACGACGGGTGGACCGCTGGTCATTGGCGTGCCGACGAGAGCGGGATGCTGAACGGGATCGAGATCGATCGCCCAACGGACCGCACCGCGAAGGTGCTGGCGTGCGACACGATCGTGACGGCCGCGCCGCGCGCGCCCGATGCGTCGCGCTTCGCGCCGGACGTGGCGCTCGACGGCGACGGATATATCGTCGTTGATCCGCTGTCGCTCGAGACGTCGATGCTCGGCGTGTGGGCCGGCGGCGCCTGTGCGTTCGGTCACCGCTCGATCGCGCACGCGACGGCCGACGGCAAGCGCGCCGCGTGGAGCATCCACGGCGCGCTCACGGGCCGCGTGGTGCAGGTATCGATCGCCTCCGCGTGGGTCGAGGCGGACGACTGGACCGACGCCCGCGCGGTGACGGCGCTCGCCACCCCTCCGCTCGACGCCGGCGCGCACGCACCGCCGGCCGCCGACCCGTTCTCTGCATCCGCCGCCCGCCCCGACGCCGAGATGCAGCGCGAGGCCACGCGCTGCTTCGACTGCAGCGTCCTCCCGGTGGTCGACGAGCAGTGCACATCGTGCGGCCGCTGCGTCAGCGCGTGCCCGGAAGGCGCATTTCAGATGCAGCCCGGTCCGCCCAAGCAGCTGCACCTCGACCCCGATCTCTGCACGCGCTGCGGAATCTGCGTGGAGAAATGTCCGGAAGGCGCGATCGCGCTCCTGAGGGCCGTGTGGGAACAGCGCCTAACGGACTACAGTCGGAGAGAAACGCGGACGCAGCCGGAAACGGCCGGACAACACCATACCGCCGAGATCCTTTGA
- a CDS encoding nucleotide sugar dehydrogenase produces the protein MNTFDALSDKIAQRRVTCGVVGLGYVGLPLAIEMGHAGLRVIGFEKSGRVVDLVNGGGSHIKDVSAQDVAALRTAGKLEATLDMSRLAECDVISICVPTPLGKTKDPDMTFVVTATESVAEALRPGQLIVLESTTYPGTTRELLLPTFEKRGFQVGDDFFLCFSPERVDPGNPTWHTKNTPKVLGGITERCTKLGEQVYELFIDDVVPVSSPEAAELTKLLENTFRMINIGLVNEMAVICDKLGVSVWEVIDAAATKPFGFMKFSPGPGLGGHCIPLDPHYLAWKMRTLHYKTRMIELAGEINTEMPAFWVGKVADALNDAGKPMRGSRVLVLGVAYKKDIDDLRESPALEILDLLSKKGAEARYHDPYVPEIVDDGHTPGGAVGRSVPLDDETLRGADAVIIVTDHSAIDYGRVKQLASIVIDSRNALSRSAVRPPEPAAAAI, from the coding sequence ATGAACACTTTCGACGCGCTGTCGGACAAGATTGCCCAACGCCGGGTCACGTGCGGAGTCGTCGGGCTGGGCTACGTCGGCCTGCCGCTGGCGATCGAGATGGGGCACGCCGGACTGCGCGTAATCGGATTCGAGAAATCGGGACGCGTGGTGGACCTGGTGAACGGGGGCGGCAGCCACATCAAGGATGTGTCGGCGCAGGACGTGGCCGCGTTGCGCACGGCGGGAAAGCTGGAAGCGACGCTGGACATGTCGCGGCTGGCCGAGTGCGACGTGATCTCGATCTGCGTGCCGACTCCGTTAGGCAAGACCAAGGACCCCGACATGACGTTCGTGGTCACGGCCACGGAGTCGGTGGCCGAGGCGCTGCGCCCGGGCCAGCTGATCGTGCTCGAGTCGACCACCTATCCGGGGACGACGCGCGAGCTGCTGCTGCCGACCTTCGAGAAGCGCGGTTTCCAGGTGGGCGATGACTTCTTCCTCTGCTTCTCGCCCGAGCGCGTGGACCCGGGCAATCCGACGTGGCACACGAAGAACACGCCCAAAGTGCTGGGCGGCATCACCGAGCGTTGCACGAAGTTAGGCGAGCAGGTGTACGAGCTGTTCATCGACGACGTCGTCCCCGTGAGCTCGCCCGAAGCGGCCGAGCTCACCAAGCTGCTCGAGAACACGTTCCGCATGATCAACATCGGCCTGGTGAACGAGATGGCCGTGATCTGCGACAAGTTGGGCGTGAGCGTGTGGGAAGTGATCGATGCGGCCGCGACCAAACCGTTCGGCTTCATGAAGTTTTCCCCCGGCCCAGGACTCGGCGGCCACTGCATCCCGCTCGACCCGCACTATCTCGCGTGGAAGATGCGCACGCTGCACTACAAGACGCGCATGATCGAGCTGGCCGGCGAGATCAACACGGAGATGCCGGCGTTCTGGGTCGGGAAGGTGGCGGACGCGCTCAACGACGCCGGCAAGCCCATGCGCGGTTCGCGCGTTCTCGTGTTAGGCGTGGCGTACAAGAAGGACATCGACGACCTGCGCGAATCGCCGGCGCTCGAGATCCTCGACCTGCTGAGCAAGAAGGGCGCGGAAGCGCGGTACCACGATCCGTACGTCCCCGAGATCGTGGACGACGGGCACACGCCGGGAGGCGCCGTTGGGCGCTCGGTGCCGCTCGATGACGAAACGCTCCGCGGCGCCGATGCCGTCATCATCGTCACCGATCACAGCGCCATCGACTACGGACGCGTGAAGCAGCTCGCATCCATCGTCATCGATTCACGCAACGCGCTGTCCCGCTCCGCGGTCCGTCCACCGGAGCCAGCGGCGGCGGCAATCTGA